One Candidatus Desulfatibia profunda genomic window carries:
- a CDS encoding HlyC/CorC family transporter: MVNQVVALLALLVLSGFFSSAETALFSISKTKARHLAKKKGKTYQLIKKMKDDPHRLLATVLIGNNVVNVAAAALATTVAINIFPNHAVGVATGIMTFLILVFGEVLPKSVATRNNVLIATIIIYPIYWLSILLYPAVIFLNFIPKLTGKIKKTPAVTEEELMTFLEVVEEEGEIKEEEKNLIHKIFEFDDTNASEIMTPRADMFVLEVNEPLRLNELVESGFTRIPIIEGNIDNVIGIINIKDLFLRQATSGQEINIRQIMTKPYFVPENKKLDKLLHQFKKRKHHMGIVVDEHGGVSGLITLEDALEEIVGEIRDESDKEEPYIVERRNREWTVPGKSDIDDVNEALGMNIPEEKEYDTFSGYVLYTIGRIPEEKEKITIGSYEITVEEKDGNRIKKYSVKQLS; this comes from the coding sequence ATGGTGAATCAGGTTGTTGCTCTGCTGGCCCTGCTAGTCCTTTCGGGTTTTTTCTCATCCGCTGAAACCGCCTTGTTTTCAATCAGTAAGACCAAGGCCAGACATTTGGCCAAAAAAAAAGGTAAAACCTATCAACTGATCAAAAAGATGAAAGACGATCCCCACCGGCTCCTTGCCACCGTCCTTATCGGCAACAATGTCGTCAACGTGGCGGCAGCGGCTCTGGCAACCACCGTTGCCATTAATATTTTCCCGAACCATGCCGTGGGCGTTGCCACCGGAATCATGACGTTTCTCATTCTGGTTTTTGGCGAGGTGCTGCCGAAATCGGTTGCCACGCGCAATAACGTCTTGATCGCCACCATCATCATCTATCCGATCTACTGGCTTTCAATTTTGCTGTATCCTGCTGTAATTTTTCTAAACTTTATTCCCAAACTGACCGGCAAGATCAAGAAGACGCCGGCGGTAACTGAAGAAGAATTAATGACATTTTTGGAAGTCGTTGAAGAGGAAGGTGAGATCAAAGAGGAGGAAAAAAACCTCATTCACAAGATATTCGAATTTGACGACACCAACGCCTCGGAGATAATGACTCCCCGGGCGGATATGTTTGTTCTTGAAGTCAATGAACCGCTAAGGTTGAATGAACTCGTCGAATCGGGTTTTACAAGAATTCCCATAATCGAGGGCAACATTGATAATGTCATCGGTATTATCAACATCAAGGATCTCTTTTTGCGTCAGGCAACTTCAGGCCAGGAGATAAACATCCGCCAGATCATGACAAAACCCTATTTTGTGCCTGAAAACAAGAAACTGGATAAACTGCTGCATCAATTCAAGAAAAGGAAACATCATATGGGGATCGTAGTGGATGAGCACGGCGGTGTATCCGGCCTGATAACGCTCGAAGACGCCCTTGAAGAGATTGTCGGAGAAATCCGGGACGAATCCGACAAAGAAGAGCCGTATATTGTCGAGCGCCGGAACAGGGAATGGACCGTGCCTGGAAAATCCGACATTGATGATGTCAACGAAGCCCTCGGAATGAATATTCCCGAGGAAAAGGAATACGATACATTTTCCGGATACGTTCTGTATACCATCGGAAGGATTCCCGAGGAAAAGGAAAAAATTACCATCGGATCATATGAAATCACCGTCGAAGAAAAAGACGGAAACAGGATCAAGAAATATAGTGTTAAACAATTATCATGA
- a CDS encoding DUF3047 domain-containing protein, producing the protein MILLSTGIACLLLLAGFSLLRAQATDIIEVGKFSTANAGMDLFSVWKPLTFKKIKQHTSYNLVEDNGVTVVKATSNASASGLIRKIEIDPKLYPVLTWRWKVTKIYEKGDVTKKEGDDYPARIYITFKYEPGNLGFFEKLKYETAKTLYGEYPPIAALNYIWASKAPEGTIVPNPYTDRTMMIVVQSGTQKLNNWVEEARNVYEDYKKAFGEEPPHISGVAIMTDSDNTKESSVAFYGDIIFRMK; encoded by the coding sequence ATGATCCTGCTTTCAACAGGAATAGCTTGCTTGCTTCTGCTCGCCGGATTTTCCCTTCTAAGAGCTCAAGCTACCGATATTATTGAGGTTGGTAAATTCTCGACGGCAAATGCCGGCATGGATTTGTTTTCCGTTTGGAAGCCGCTTACGTTCAAAAAGATCAAACAACACACCAGCTACAATCTAGTTGAGGACAATGGTGTTACGGTCGTCAAAGCGACCAGTAACGCTTCAGCTTCAGGACTTATCCGCAAAATCGAAATCGACCCCAAACTATATCCGGTGCTCACGTGGCGCTGGAAAGTGACTAAGATTTATGAAAAAGGAGATGTGACCAAAAAGGAAGGGGATGACTACCCGGCCCGGATATACATTACGTTCAAATATGAGCCCGGCAACCTGGGATTCTTCGAAAAGCTGAAATACGAAACCGCCAAAACATTATACGGCGAATATCCCCCCATTGCAGCCCTTAATTACATCTGGGCCAGCAAAGCCCCTGAAGGAACCATCGTTCCCAATCCCTATACCGACCGGACCATGATGATAGTGGTGCAAAGCGGTACACAAAAACTCAACAATTGGGTTGAAGAAGCGCGCAATGTCTATGAAGACTACAAAAAAGCTTTCGGCGAGGAACCGCCACACATATCCGGTGTGGCGATCATGACGGATTCGGACAACACCAAAGAGTCGTCCGTTGCGTTTTATGGCGATATTATCTTCCGAATGAAATAA
- a CDS encoding carboxymuconolactone decarboxylase family protein, whose protein sequence is METYYKPEDLPKFEEIGKEAPDLAKKFFEYYGAVFAEGELTEREKSLIALAVAHAIQCPYCIDAYTQACLEKGSSMAEMTEAIHVVTAIRGGASLVHGIQMRNIAEKLSM, encoded by the coding sequence ATGGAAACATACTATAAACCGGAGGATCTGCCGAAATTTGAAGAGATCGGAAAAGAAGCACCGGATTTGGCCAAAAAGTTCTTTGAGTATTATGGCGCCGTATTCGCCGAAGGCGAACTCACCGAAAGAGAAAAATCCCTTATCGCTCTGGCCGTTGCCCACGCGATACAGTGTCCATACTGCATTGACGCATATACACAGGCGTGTCTGGAAAAAGGCTCCAGCATGGCGGAAATGACCGAAGCGATCCACGTTGTAACGGCTATCCGCGGGGGGGCTTCGCTTGTTCACGGGATTCAGATGCGCAATATCGCTGAAAAACTATCCATGTAA
- the arsS gene encoding arsenosugar biosynthesis radical SAM protein ArsS (Some members of this family are selenoproteins.), with amino-acid sequence MAENQTAGGFEPFGQMLCVYGLQLRRDQTHTLQVNVGLLCNQTCRHCHLNAGPARFENMGVDTLDEVVAYAQRSRFETIDITGGAPELNPHIIRIVEMLAAAAPRLMFRTNLSALNDGKRGDLMELLKKLRAVIIASFPALNVSQTDSQRGDGMFRIGIDELRKLNALGYGHSGSGLELNLVSNPTGAFLPPSQAQTEKRFRRVLSDKYGIVFNSLFNFANVPLGRFRRWLVQSGNFQQYIQKLASSFNPCALTGVMCRTLVSVSWDGYLFDCDFNLAAALPMGRRKVHVSEMPGPPEEGSPIAFADHCYTCTAGSGFT; translated from the coding sequence ATGGCCGAAAATCAAACCGCAGGGGGTTTCGAACCGTTCGGCCAGATGCTTTGCGTGTACGGACTCCAGCTGCGAAGGGACCAGACGCATACCCTGCAGGTTAATGTCGGTTTGCTGTGCAATCAGACCTGCCGCCACTGCCATTTGAACGCCGGGCCTGCTCGTTTCGAGAACATGGGGGTCGACACCTTGGATGAAGTGGTCGCTTATGCGCAAAGAAGCCGATTCGAGACCATCGACATTACCGGCGGTGCTCCTGAACTGAACCCGCATATTATACGGATCGTCGAAATGCTTGCGGCGGCAGCACCGAGACTGATGTTCCGAACGAACTTGTCGGCCTTAAATGACGGCAAAAGGGGCGACTTGATGGAATTGTTAAAAAAGCTCCGAGCGGTGATCATTGCTTCTTTCCCGGCTTTAAATGTGTCCCAGACGGATTCGCAGCGGGGCGACGGGATGTTCCGGATCGGCATCGATGAGCTCAGGAAGTTAAATGCTCTGGGCTACGGGCATTCCGGTTCCGGCCTGGAACTCAATTTGGTATCCAATCCCACCGGGGCGTTTCTGCCGCCCTCGCAAGCCCAGACCGAAAAGAGATTTCGCCGGGTTCTATCCGATAAATATGGAATTGTTTTCAACAGCCTGTTTAATTTTGCCAATGTACCGCTAGGCAGATTTCGTCGGTGGCTCGTGCAGTCTGGCAACTTTCAGCAATATATTCAAAAGCTTGCTTCCAGTTTCAACCCCTGTGCGCTGACTGGGGTCATGTGCCGCACCCTGGTTTCGGTTTCCTGGGACGGATATCTTTTTGATTGTGATTTTAATCTTGCCGCCGCTTTGCCTATGGGAAGACGGAAAGTACACGTTTCCGAGATGCCGGGCCCTCCGGAAGAGGGCAGTCCGATTGCCTTCGCCGATCATTGTTATACCTGTACCGCCGGTTCAGGCTTTACCTGA
- a CDS encoding DEAD/DEAH box helicase produces MHKTADINEYIQSLLSSKRLGSQVVHHAVLPAKAPKLKQPDRSCSGKLQKIIRTAGINDLYRHQAEAVDYIKSGRHLVVATPTASGKTLIYNIPVLENILRNSAAKALYIFPLKALAQDQLRTFEALSACCREIHPTAAIYDGDTSAWRRKRLREAPPNVLLTNPEMIHLSLLPHHRLWAAFFSDLEIVVIDEVHTYRGVMGSHMAQVFRRLQRICSYYGAAPTFVFCSATVSNPGQLAEQLTGLEVHTITESGAPRGGKHLVFVNPDQSPAQTAILLLKAALHRSLRTIVYTQSRKLAELIAIWAGSQSGSFANRISAYRAGFLPNERREIEMRLAQGDLLAVISTSALELGIDIGDLDLCLLVGYPGSVVATWQRGGRVGRSGQVSALILIAGEDALDQYFMRNPDELIKREPEAAVVNPYNPEILARHLTCAAAELPLKTDEPLMSAGPVKTSVLGLEANGELLRSADGKELYSSRRAPHRHVDLRGVGSRFQIACNQTGESRGEIDGFRAFKETHPGAVYLHKGDTFLVNALDLDTATVKVTQARVDYYTRVRSHKHTEIIEVFAEKPVRGTTVSSGRLKVTDQVSGYEKWQIHTKRKLSIIPLDLPPLIFETEGLWFKIPLEIQRETESRQLHFMGGIHAIEHAAIGIFPLLVMADRNDLGGISTTFHPQTGSAAVFIYDGVPGGAGLSRQAFGRAQQLLTNTYDVIDACNCEYGCPSCVHSPKCGSGNRPIDKAAARFILERLKRGGRVPVAVQQPKEVHDRTEGPFVPVQTDRLAAAGTRHLGRMKLRLRKRTAVRIERPRAEDRAEQNRHYGVIDIETQRSAEDVGGWHRADLMGISCAVLYDSKENEFLEFLENQVSQLIERLQQFEVVVGFNIKRFDYRVLSAYSNFDFKALPTLDILEEIHKRLGYRLSLEHLARITLDVKKTADGLQALRWWKQGRIREIVDYCKNDVAITRDLFLYGKKHGYLLFQNKAGNTVRLPVDW; encoded by the coding sequence ATGCATAAAACAGCTGATATAAACGAATACATCCAATCACTTTTGTCTTCAAAACGCCTGGGGAGCCAAGTGGTTCATCATGCGGTGCTGCCTGCAAAAGCTCCAAAGTTAAAGCAACCCGACAGGTCGTGCTCCGGGAAGCTTCAGAAGATTATCCGAACCGCCGGGATCAATGATCTTTACCGTCACCAGGCAGAGGCTGTCGATTATATAAAGTCAGGCCGTCATCTGGTGGTGGCAACGCCAACGGCAAGCGGCAAAACCCTGATCTATAATATCCCTGTTCTGGAGAACATATTGCGTAATTCTGCTGCCAAGGCTCTCTACATATTCCCTTTAAAGGCCCTTGCCCAGGATCAACTGCGGACGTTTGAAGCATTATCTGCATGCTGCCGGGAAATACATCCTACCGCAGCGATATATGACGGCGATACGTCCGCCTGGCGTCGCAAGCGTCTCCGGGAAGCCCCTCCAAATGTCCTGCTGACCAACCCTGAAATGATCCATCTTTCGCTTCTGCCGCATCACCGGCTATGGGCAGCTTTTTTTTCCGATCTTGAGATCGTGGTCATCGATGAAGTTCACACCTACCGGGGAGTCATGGGGTCCCACATGGCCCAGGTTTTCAGACGGCTGCAACGAATCTGCTCCTATTACGGTGCTGCGCCGACATTTGTTTTTTGTTCGGCCACCGTATCCAATCCAGGCCAGCTCGCCGAACAGCTTACAGGCCTTGAAGTTCACACCATCACTGAAAGCGGTGCCCCTCGGGGCGGCAAGCATCTTGTTTTTGTCAACCCGGATCAAAGCCCGGCTCAGACGGCGATCCTTCTGCTCAAAGCAGCGCTGCACCGGAGCCTGCGAACCATTGTATACACCCAATCCCGCAAGCTTGCCGAACTGATTGCCATCTGGGCCGGCAGCCAGTCAGGTTCCTTTGCAAACCGCATCAGCGCGTATCGGGCCGGTTTCCTTCCAAATGAGCGCCGGGAGATCGAGATGCGACTTGCTCAGGGCGACCTTTTGGCGGTCATATCGACCAGCGCCCTTGAGCTGGGGATCGATATCGGTGATCTGGATCTGTGCCTTTTGGTAGGGTATCCGGGGTCGGTGGTGGCGACCTGGCAGCGAGGCGGCAGGGTAGGCCGCAGCGGTCAGGTTTCCGCATTGATTCTGATTGCAGGTGAAGACGCACTGGATCAGTATTTCATGCGAAATCCCGATGAGCTGATCAAACGCGAGCCGGAAGCAGCGGTGGTTAATCCGTACAATCCTGAAATTCTGGCCAGGCACCTGACATGCGCTGCTGCGGAGCTGCCGCTCAAGACGGACGAACCCTTGATGTCCGCCGGGCCTGTCAAAACATCGGTCCTGGGCCTGGAAGCAAACGGTGAGCTTTTAAGAAGCGCGGACGGAAAAGAACTCTATTCAAGCCGGCGCGCCCCTCATCGTCATGTCGATTTAAGAGGTGTCGGCAGCCGCTTTCAGATTGCCTGCAACCAGACCGGGGAGAGCAGGGGAGAAATCGATGGTTTCAGGGCCTTTAAGGAAACGCACCCCGGTGCCGTTTACCTTCATAAAGGGGATACATTCCTGGTCAATGCCCTTGACCTGGATACGGCTACCGTCAAAGTCACCCAGGCCCGGGTCGATTATTACACCCGGGTAAGATCCCATAAACATACTGAAATTATAGAGGTATTTGCAGAAAAGCCCGTCCGGGGTACAACGGTTTCTTCAGGACGACTTAAAGTGACCGACCAGGTCAGCGGCTATGAAAAATGGCAGATCCATACCAAGAGAAAATTAAGCATCATTCCTTTGGATCTTCCTCCCCTGATTTTTGAAACCGAGGGACTTTGGTTTAAGATTCCGTTGGAAATTCAAAGGGAAACGGAATCAAGACAGCTCCATTTTATGGGAGGCATTCATGCCATTGAACATGCCGCCATCGGCATATTTCCCTTGCTGGTAATGGCGGACCGCAATGATCTTGGCGGAATTTCCACCACCTTTCATCCTCAGACCGGCAGTGCGGCGGTATTTATCTACGATGGTGTTCCCGGCGGAGCAGGGCTGAGCAGACAGGCGTTTGGACGTGCCCAACAGCTTTTGACAAATACTTACGATGTTATTGACGCCTGCAACTGTGAATACGGTTGTCCTTCCTGTGTGCATTCACCCAAATGCGGCTCCGGAAACCGGCCGATTGATAAAGCGGCTGCACGGTTTATCCTTGAGCGCCTGAAAAGGGGGGGCCGGGTTCCTGTGGCCGTCCAGCAGCCGAAGGAAGTTCACGACAGAACCGAAGGCCCTTTTGTTCCTGTTCAAACGGATCGCCTTGCAGCGGCCGGCACCAGGCATTTGGGCCGGATGAAGCTCAGGCTGCGGAAAAGGACGGCCGTAAGAATTGAACGGCCAAGGGCCGAAGACCGGGCCGAGCAGAACCGGCACTACGGGGTTATTGACATCGAAACGCAGCGTTCGGCTGAGGATGTCGGCGGGTGGCACCGCGCCGACCTCATGGGGATCAGTTGTGCCGTGCTTTACGATTCAAAGGAAAATGAGTTTCTTGAATTTCTGGAGAATCAAGTGTCTCAACTAATTGAGCGTCTCCAGCAGTTTGAAGTGGTTGTCGGATTCAATATCAAGCGGTTTGATTACCGCGTGCTCTCCGCTTATTCAAATTTTGATTTTAAGGCACTACCCACCCTGGATATCCTTGAGGAGATCCACAAGCGTCTGGGTTACAGGCTTTCGCTGGAACATCTTGCCAGGATAACATTGGACGTCAAAAAGACGGCTGATGGTCTTCAAGCCCTGCGCTGGTGGAAACAGGGGCGTATCCGTGAGATTGTCGATTACTGCAAAAATGATGTTGCAATTACAAGGGATCTATTTTTATATGGAAAGAAGCACGGATATCTGCTTTTTCAAAACAAAGCCGGGAATACGGTTCGCCTCCCGGTTGACTGGTAA